A window from Opitutia bacterium ISCC 52 encodes these proteins:
- a CDS encoding PQQ-binding-like beta-propeller repeat protein: MKSIRSLSLLLAVLFSVAELSAASGWLNWRGPDQNGNSPAKVSLPDSLNLEGSEHRWTYPVRGAGTPVAADGRIYAFGFYGETGLVEETLLCLDAETGEKIWEHRFADYISDIVYNRYAVGAPAVDPETGNVYVESTNGHVMAFNKDGDMLWEHSMMEEYGRLTFPNGRTGAPGIDGDVVVIHCITANWSTNGPARNRFYGFDKITGELLWHSTPGVGPIDSSFSTPVFADLGDQRVFYAGTGCGNVVCVNARTGESVWRFQLATGGVNSGVILVGKDGLIAVHGKENIDTTAKGRLVRLKIPSEYPENLPLILGAESEVWRNDEHVAFTSSPTLVGDRVYTTIATGSLLAVDIKTGETIWSQKLAPDQLHASPTYADGKFYVPMLDGITHILKDGGEAAEMLHSDEMGANCMGAPAVYHNRVYVFTKEGLHCFGDKKLKKVKYKNASTRKAGKIAQIQLVPAEFALGSDDQVEFKVYGLDAGGRRVKDITDQASFVKWNPPSAPRPSEVDAALSGNRLTRPGQGKLTGGYIQATVDGMTSVSRGRVVAGNGYTSDFEETKLFLKDKDGVAVSPPPGTWLGAGPKWHIMERDGNKVAAYRLENLLWQRSMNFIGKTDMKSYTIEADVMTDGNRRIMSTVGLVNQRYLIALSGNQRLLEISSNHERVKDSVKFPIKANAWYRLKTRVDTNADGSGVVRAKAWEKGQPEPDAWTIESKQDKVHKQGAPGVFAFAPQSQKRVFIDNISISSNN, encoded by the coding sequence ATGAAATCGATCCGATCCCTTTCACTTCTTCTGGCAGTCCTCTTTAGTGTAGCTGAGTTATCGGCTGCCAGTGGCTGGCTCAACTGGCGTGGTCCCGACCAAAATGGGAATTCCCCTGCCAAAGTTTCGCTTCCTGATTCTTTGAATCTTGAAGGTAGCGAGCACCGCTGGACTTATCCGGTGCGCGGAGCTGGAACACCGGTTGCGGCCGATGGACGCATCTACGCCTTTGGCTTTTATGGCGAAACCGGCTTAGTGGAGGAAACGTTACTCTGCCTAGATGCCGAAACCGGCGAGAAGATCTGGGAGCATCGTTTTGCCGATTACATTTCTGATATTGTATATAACCGTTATGCGGTAGGGGCTCCTGCAGTCGATCCGGAGACGGGCAATGTCTACGTCGAGTCCACCAACGGACACGTCATGGCTTTCAACAAGGATGGAGACATGCTCTGGGAGCACTCCATGATGGAAGAGTACGGACGCTTAACCTTTCCGAATGGAAGAACCGGGGCTCCCGGAATCGATGGTGATGTCGTAGTCATTCACTGCATCACCGCCAACTGGTCCACCAACGGTCCGGCCCGAAATCGTTTCTACGGCTTCGACAAGATTACCGGTGAGCTACTCTGGCACAGCACTCCCGGTGTTGGGCCGATTGACAGTTCTTTTTCCACCCCGGTCTTTGCTGACCTAGGTGACCAACGCGTGTTCTACGCCGGCACGGGTTGTGGAAATGTAGTCTGTGTGAATGCTCGGACGGGTGAATCTGTCTGGCGTTTCCAACTCGCTACCGGTGGAGTTAACTCCGGAGTAATCCTGGTTGGAAAGGATGGGCTCATCGCCGTTCATGGTAAGGAGAATATTGATACCACGGCCAAGGGTCGTTTGGTTCGCTTGAAGATTCCTTCTGAGTACCCTGAAAATTTACCACTGATTTTAGGCGCTGAGTCAGAAGTCTGGCGTAACGACGAACACGTCGCGTTCACCAGTTCGCCCACTTTGGTTGGTGATCGTGTTTATACAACCATTGCTACCGGAAGCCTTCTCGCTGTAGACATCAAAACTGGTGAAACGATTTGGTCGCAAAAATTGGCCCCTGACCAATTGCATGCATCGCCTACTTATGCCGACGGCAAATTCTACGTGCCTATGCTCGATGGAATCACTCACATCCTCAAGGATGGTGGTGAGGCTGCAGAAATGCTTCACTCAGATGAGATGGGAGCGAACTGCATGGGAGCGCCTGCTGTTTATCATAACCGCGTTTACGTATTCACCAAAGAAGGACTCCACTGCTTCGGCGACAAGAAGCTCAAGAAGGTAAAATACAAAAATGCGTCTACCAGGAAAGCTGGAAAAATTGCCCAGATTCAATTGGTCCCTGCTGAGTTCGCTCTGGGATCTGACGATCAAGTAGAGTTTAAGGTTTACGGACTGGATGCCGGTGGACGTCGAGTGAAAGACATCACTGACCAAGCGAGCTTCGTCAAATGGAATCCACCCAGCGCTCCAAGACCTTCCGAGGTCGACGCAGCTCTTTCAGGCAATCGCCTCACCCGTCCTGGTCAGGGCAAGTTGACCGGAGGATACATTCAAGCCACCGTCGATGGCATGACCAGTGTGAGTCGTGGACGAGTCGTTGCCGGCAATGGTTACACCTCGGATTTTGAAGAGACCAAGTTGTTTCTAAAAGACAAGGACGGTGTCGCTGTATCTCCTCCTCCGGGAACCTGGCTCGGTGCTGGTCCCAAGTGGCACATCATGGAGCGTGATGGAAACAAAGTTGCGGCCTACCGTTTGGAGAACCTCCTATGGCAACGCAGTATGAACTTCATCGGCAAGACCGACATGAAGAGCTACACCATTGAGGCTGATGTGATGACTGACGGTAATCGCCGTATCATGTCCACAGTTGGACTGGTTAATCAGCGTTACCTCATCGCGCTTTCCGGTAACCAACGTTTGCTCGAAATTTCCAGTAACCACGAACGTGTGAAAGACTCCGTCAAATTTCCTATCAAGGCCAATGCCTGGTATCGCCTGAAAACTCGGGTAGACACGAATGCAGATGGCAGTGGAGTTGTACGCGCTAAAGCCTGGGAAAAAGGGCAGCCAGAACCGGATGCCTGGACGATCGAGTCCAAACAAGACAAAGTTCATAAACAAGGTGCGCCGGGTGTCTTTGCATTTGCACCGCAAAGTCAGAAGCGCGTCTTCATCGATAACATTTCCATTTCTTCTAATAACTAA
- a CDS encoding PQQ-binding-like beta-propeller repeat protein, with product MNLKKTILLITSLCAAWSVQAADWPTWGGSADRNMVGEASGIPTEIESGDYLPKSEEINMETTKGVKWVAKLGSQTYGTPVAAGGRIYVGTNNESPRNEDQKGDRGVLMCFDEKTGEFLWQLLIPKLGAGKVSDWEFVGLCSSPAIEGDRGWIITNRGEALCFDVEGMANGNDGEFQDEATYFSSTPGEKVEVTETDGDILWVVDAREELGVFPHNVSSCSPLIYGDKIYAATSNGVDWSHKNIPSPFSPALVVMDKNTGELLGEEVSGVSERVLHASWSTPAIGEINGEPTVVWGGGDGWAYGYDLEPVMHEDGFPILKERFRYDANLPEYREKDGEPIKYATYEGASEIIATTIIANNKAYAIIGQDPEHGDGVGRLSCIDPSMEGDISGKAIWTYEGIGRSISTASVADGLIFQAEYDGDIHCLDAETGEHLWVHETNSRIWSSTLVADGKVIIGNEDGELVMLKASREKEEISLADFYTPIYCSPIVANDTLFVTTQTHMYAIGQ from the coding sequence ATGAATCTTAAGAAAACAATTTTACTTATTACTTCTCTCTGTGCCGCATGGTCGGTTCAAGCTGCCGACTGGCCGACTTGGGGCGGATCTGCGGATCGCAACATGGTTGGCGAAGCCAGCGGTATACCAACTGAAATCGAGAGTGGGGACTACCTGCCCAAGAGTGAGGAAATCAACATGGAAACAACCAAGGGCGTCAAGTGGGTCGCCAAGTTGGGTTCACAAACTTATGGCACCCCTGTGGCTGCCGGAGGCAGAATCTATGTTGGAACGAATAATGAGTCTCCTCGCAACGAGGACCAGAAGGGTGACCGCGGAGTGCTGATGTGCTTTGACGAAAAGACCGGCGAATTCCTGTGGCAGCTTTTGATTCCCAAACTCGGTGCAGGTAAGGTCAGTGACTGGGAATTTGTAGGACTTTGTTCTTCCCCCGCGATCGAAGGTGATCGTGGCTGGATCATTACCAACCGCGGAGAAGCACTTTGCTTTGACGTAGAAGGCATGGCTAATGGCAACGACGGTGAGTTTCAGGATGAAGCCACCTACTTCTCATCCACACCGGGCGAAAAGGTTGAGGTAACAGAAACGGATGGAGACATCCTTTGGGTGGTCGATGCTCGTGAAGAACTCGGTGTATTTCCTCACAACGTTTCCAGTTGTTCTCCACTCATCTATGGCGACAAAATTTATGCGGCTACTTCCAATGGAGTAGACTGGTCACATAAGAATATCCCTTCTCCGTTTTCACCAGCCTTGGTGGTTATGGACAAGAATACCGGTGAGCTTCTTGGTGAAGAAGTTTCTGGCGTATCCGAAAGAGTCTTACACGCAAGCTGGAGTACTCCTGCTATTGGTGAAATCAATGGCGAACCTACCGTAGTTTGGGGTGGGGGAGACGGATGGGCTTATGGTTACGATCTGGAGCCTGTGATGCACGAAGACGGATTTCCTATTCTCAAAGAGCGCTTTCGCTATGACGCCAATCTTCCTGAATATCGCGAGAAAGATGGCGAGCCGATCAAATACGCTACCTACGAAGGCGCCAGTGAGATCATCGCGACTACCATCATTGCCAACAACAAGGCTTATGCGATTATAGGACAGGACCCTGAGCATGGTGATGGTGTGGGTCGTCTAAGTTGTATCGACCCCAGCATGGAAGGTGATATCTCCGGAAAAGCGATTTGGACTTATGAAGGCATTGGTCGTTCTATCTCAACCGCCAGTGTAGCCGATGGACTTATCTTCCAAGCGGAATACGATGGCGATATCCACTGCCTCGATGCCGAAACCGGTGAGCACCTCTGGGTTCACGAAACGAATAGCCGTATCTGGTCCTCTACTTTGGTAGCCGATGGGAAAGTCATCATTGGTAACGAGGATGGTGAGTTGGTTATGCTCAAAGCCTCTCGCGAAAAAGAAGAAATTTCCTTAGCCGACTTTTACACACCTATTTACTGTAGCCCGATTGTGGCTAACGATACGCTCTTTGTGACGACTCAAACTCACATGTACGCGATCGGCCAGTAG